The following proteins are encoded in a genomic region of Mycoplasmopsis columbinasalis:
- a CDS encoding ABC transporter permease subunit: protein MKNKLKNFWCYQYTTLTGKKVTSLKPIFKHLGILLLLLAIVGVWASFSWGINTSPFAWKNFVTKLGKLFEFSSESTFYSKHYVVNLWSESLTALFQTLKYVIVGTFLGFLLAIISATGTNQTYHSRLYSSIIRNFILVLRAMPELIFITFFTNIFEAYFSLMLIFMWFSWLWLHKYYIEIINNLDIRPYLVAKSQGASTWKAFTKEVWPRIQSRYFALFLYSIESNLRWATVLSTLGVSGIGKFIYYAGNSSANFGELGVPLLLLTIAIIVLEVINILCKKYLFETKTKKIKTALLELTNREELYTRLAKGPNFKKIISSILVLSIALFTIVTLALSDTVLRSPEYAKAMLKAIFTPALGYTQVSMWTQIWQLLQFAVGSVAVMLLFSYLTLPFCSTKLFGTRVAFAMRTITSIFRVIPLIIYFFLFNSIFNSNLLILMLFVGLHQSTSYVKQLWDLVDSLDEEIIRNLKLQNYTRLMIYRRYMLPAVRNDYVSLLLLYFEIAFRDAITYSTLTLDGLNFGKNISIAMNPQAFKPQQAAAYLWIATALILVINLSASALNRYLTKGKQAFKIKNLTLLKFWKRTKKCHKVI, encoded by the coding sequence ATGAAAAATAAATTGAAAAATTTTTGGTGCTATCAGTACACAACTCTGACTGGGAAAAAGGTAACAAGTCTAAAACCAATTTTTAAACACTTAGGAATTTTACTGTTGTTGCTTGCAATTGTTGGTGTGTGAGCATCTTTTTCGTGAGGTATCAACACGTCACCATTTGCTTGAAAAAATTTTGTTACTAAGTTAGGCAAATTGTTTGAATTTAGTTCAGAAAGCACTTTTTATAGTAAGCACTATGTTGTTAATTTATGAAGCGAAAGTTTAACTGCCTTATTTCAAACTTTAAAGTATGTGATAGTAGGAACTTTTTTAGGTTTTCTTTTAGCTATTATCAGTGCTACTGGCACTAATCAAACTTATCATTCACGTCTATACAGTAGCATTATTCGTAACTTTATCTTAGTTTTACGGGCAATGCCTGAACTAATTTTTATCACTTTTTTCACCAACATTTTTGAAGCATATTTTAGCTTAATGCTCATTTTTATGTGGTTTTCCTGGTTATGGTTACATAAGTACTACATCGAAATTATCAATAACCTTGACATTAGACCATATTTAGTCGCCAAAAGTCAGGGTGCCTCAACTTGAAAGGCATTTACTAAAGAAGTTTGACCGAGAATTCAAAGTCGTTATTTTGCGTTATTTTTATACTCGATCGAATCTAACTTAAGATGAGCCACTGTGCTTTCGACCCTAGGAGTTAGTGGGATTGGTAAATTCATCTATTATGCAGGCAATAGTTCAGCTAACTTTGGCGAACTTGGTGTACCGTTATTGCTGTTAACTATTGCCATTATCGTGCTGGAAGTAATTAATATTTTGTGTAAAAAGTATTTGTTTGAAACAAAAACTAAAAAAATCAAAACCGCCTTACTTGAGTTAACTAACCGTGAGGAACTCTACACACGCTTGGCAAAAGGTCCTAACTTTAAAAAAATTATTTCTTCTATTTTAGTTTTAAGTATTGCGCTCTTTACGATTGTAACTTTAGCTCTTAGCGATACTGTGTTACGAAGTCCTGAATATGCTAAAGCAATGCTCAAAGCAATTTTTACTCCCGCTTTAGGTTACACACAAGTATCAATGTGAACACAAATTTGGCAATTGTTGCAATTTGCTGTTGGTTCAGTGGCGGTGATGTTACTTTTTAGTTACTTAACTTTGCCATTCTGTTCAACAAAACTTTTTGGCACTCGCGTTGCCTTTGCTATGCGAACAATTACTTCTATTTTTCGTGTAATTCCACTTATTATCTACTTTTTCTTATTTAATTCGATTTTTAATTCTAATTTATTAATTCTGATGCTATTTGTGGGTTTACACCAAAGCACATCTTATGTGAAACAACTCTGAGATTTAGTTGATAGCCTCGATGAAGAAATTATTCGAAACCTAAAATTACAAAATTACACGCGTTTAATGATTTATCGTCGTTATATGTTACCAGCTGTACGCAATGATTATGTTTCGCTTTTATTGCTTTACTTTGAAATCGCCTTTAGAGATGCAATTACTTATAGCACTTTAACTTTAGATGGTTTAAATTTTGGCAAAAATATTTCAATAGCAATGAATCCACAAGCATTTAAACCTCAACAAGCTGCGGCTTACTTATGAATTGCAACAGCACTAATTCTAGTTATTAATTTGAGTGCTAGTGCACTGAATCGTTACCTCACAAAAGGCAAACAAGCTTTCAAAATTAAAAACTTGACTCTTCTTAAATTTTGGAAACGAACAAAAAAATGTCATAAAGTAATCTAA
- a CDS encoding thermonuclease family protein produces MSCQTNFVPKQNEIFTISKVYSIYDGDTFKFVKNNQLHTVRVFGIDTPEMKQENKTLILARLFAQKARSKTVTFLSQSPLALQYYKKDKYNRLVCRVTNDFKQDLAMTLVSKGLARVSYVSNNKYDKNFYINDKSTLYYVETLLHAQENAQFLGRGFWNPKVDLRKIYDRYVITLK; encoded by the coding sequence ATGAGTTGTCAAACTAACTTTGTACCAAAACAAAATGAAATTTTTACAATTTCAAAAGTTTACAGCATTTATGATGGTGACACTTTTAAATTTGTTAAAAATAACCAATTACACACTGTTCGTGTGTTTGGAATTGACACACCAGAAATGAAACAAGAAAACAAAACATTGATTTTAGCTCGTCTTTTTGCACAAAAGGCACGTAGTAAAACTGTGACATTTTTATCACAGAGTCCATTAGCTTTACAATATTATAAAAAGGATAAATATAATAGATTAGTTTGTCGTGTAACGAATGATTTCAAGCAGGATTTAGCAATGACTTTAGTCTCGAAAGGACTAGCGCGTGTAAGTTATGTTTCAAACAACAAATATGACAAAAATTTTTATATTAATGACAAAAGTACACTGTATTATGTTGAAACTTTGCTTCACGCACAAGAAAATGCACAGTTTCTCGGCAGAGGTTTTTGGAACCCAAAAGTAGACCTTAGAAAAATTTACGATCGCTATGTTATTACACTAAAATAA
- a CDS encoding MHJ_0274 family protein, whose translation MDSIWIIFIVIISLFAIFFVYSVFKDRKQRNQRKKDKIIFANQAREYRRKHIFNLHFLIEMNQQYLDNFQPSIGEYKMHDVIDTARAYLLDFENNKEFKEYIVASDDENELLEAYVNLRDTRSNAWTKKIPQVLDYIQRNFNDYQQIDYQDELRVAKEEVATFYQNHITKNQGSENDSESTTSQEINQTN comes from the coding sequence GTGGATTCAATATGAATAATCTTTATAGTCATTATTTCACTCTTTGCCATTTTCTTTGTGTATTCAGTTTTCAAAGACCGTAAGCAACGAAACCAAAGAAAGAAAGATAAGATTATTTTTGCAAATCAAGCACGTGAATATCGCAGAAAGCACATCTTTAACTTACACTTTTTAATCGAAATGAACCAGCAATATTTAGATAACTTTCAACCATCAATTGGCGAATACAAAATGCATGATGTTATTGACACTGCACGTGCTTATCTTTTAGATTTTGAGAATAATAAGGAATTTAAAGAATACATTGTGGCCAGCGACGACGAAAATGAATTGCTAGAAGCTTATGTTAATCTTCGCGACACCAGAAGTAATGCTTGGACAAAGAAAATTCCTCAAGTTTTAGATTACATTCAAAGAAATTTTAATGACTATCAACAAATAGATTATCAAGATGAGTTAAGGGTTGCCAAAGAAGAAGTGGCTACTTTCTATCAAAATCATATTACTAAAAACCAAGGTAGCGAAAATGACTCAGAATCAACAACCTCACAAGAAATCAACCAGACAAATTAA
- the pgsA gene encoding CDP-diacylglycerol--glycerol-3-phosphate 3-phosphatidyltransferase, translating to MTQNQQPHKKSTRQINPNLSNYLTIFRLVLGGVLLVLLTVLVSLNAYSKALDEVILATKFTSIQHLLPVVSTKQIVISTAILSTALGLFLIAVLTDFLDGYLARKFNQVSNFGKLWDPIADKMVVSTVLVAFTAMQIVPLWITVILILRDVIVGGFRVVMAKNNLSVAAGWMGKIKSAILFLGIIVIFALLIASVHSQSLAGKFKNILSNNGLTLVYLLNIPNLLAVIFATISGWQYFKAVKEFIGMNKKNNTK from the coding sequence ATGACTCAGAATCAACAACCTCACAAGAAATCAACCAGACAAATTAATCCTAATTTAAGTAATTACCTAACTATTTTTAGATTAGTTCTTGGTGGCGTTTTATTAGTTTTGTTAACGGTTTTAGTTTCCTTAAATGCTTATTCAAAAGCTCTAGATGAAGTAATATTAGCTACTAAATTCACTTCAATTCAGCATCTTCTTCCCGTGGTTTCAACAAAACAAATTGTTATTTCAACCGCAATTCTCAGCACAGCCTTAGGTTTATTTTTAATCGCAGTACTAACTGACTTTTTAGATGGTTATCTTGCTCGTAAATTCAATCAAGTTTCTAATTTTGGAAAACTTTGAGATCCAATTGCGGATAAAATGGTGGTTTCTACAGTTTTAGTTGCTTTTACTGCGATGCAAATTGTGCCACTTTGAATTACAGTGATCTTAATTTTAAGAGATGTAATTGTTGGTGGTTTTAGAGTTGTGATGGCTAAAAATAATCTTAGTGTAGCAGCTGGTTGAATGGGAAAAATTAAGTCTGCAATTTTGTTTTTAGGCATCATCGTGATTTTTGCGCTGTTAATTGCTTCAGTACATAGTCAAAGTTTAGCCGGAAAATTTAAAAACATTTTGTCAAATAATGGACTTACTTTAGTTTATCTACTTAATATTCCAAATTTACTTGCTGTTATTTTTGCGACTATTTCAGGCTGACAATACTTTAAAGCTGTAAAAGAATTCATTGGTATGAACAAAAAAAACAACACTAAATAA
- a CDS encoding DnaB-like helicase N-terminal domain-containing protein has protein sequence MASLRPKTRTLSSPTPPPFTKTEANAAQIQILAQLVQNWHWTKIKIFTLLSENDFSDPLCRELFGVFKQIMDANLKINSSIITEFLQRNNKPEAKFAPLLQIIENAHALSGNVDYELQALFESELTLAFEQTYQHFLANTTSLDFDQAHKKFSALWNRLQQLQNKMAKKQMELSAELKTFKENFKHSARTFINWF, from the coding sequence ATGGCTTCCCTCCGTCCCAAAACTCGAACTTTAAGTTCGCCAACACCGCCACCATTTACCAAAACAGAAGCAAACGCGGCGCAAATTCAAATTTTGGCACAGCTCGTGCAAAATTGGCACTGAACTAAGATCAAAATTTTCACTTTATTAAGTGAAAATGATTTTAGTGACCCACTCTGCCGTGAATTGTTTGGTGTGTTTAAACAAATTATGGATGCAAATTTAAAAATTAATAGTTCAATCATCACAGAATTTTTGCAAAGAAACAATAAACCAGAAGCAAAATTTGCGCCTTTGTTGCAAATTATAGAGAATGCGCACGCCCTTAGTGGCAACGTAGACTATGAACTCCAAGCTTTGTTTGAAAGCGAATTAACCTTAGCTTTTGAACAAACGTATCAACATTTTCTCGCTAACACAACCAGTTTGGACTTTGACCAAGCACACAAAAAATTCTCAGCGTTATGAAACCGTTTACAACAACTACAAAACAAAATGGCAAAAAAACAAATGGAACTTAGTGCTGAATTAAAAACTTTTAAGGAAAATTTTAAACACAGCGCAAGAACCTTTATTAACTGGTTTTAG
- a CDS encoding DnaB-like helicase C-terminal domain-containing protein, translated as MFDAYNQGLAKGSLIVLGARPGVGKTAFALNLIAAVAHKAKGRLKRPLNVLLISLEMHRKEIMARLFAHLAQIPITNFSEQTWKDTAENKARMEFALNFINLNLNLLIAEQSLHEQSDIDAFVKFIPLINLKHPLDLVIVDHLQHLHYPNETLRTYEVGKAVDTFKQIAKENQIPIILLFQLNRESVQEQTLPTLKHLKDSASIEAAADQIILLSKSKHKLSNGNFVDICFFNMAKNRANSLTDSYMVFNGETLTFKELKK; from the coding sequence TTGTTTGATGCTTATAACCAGGGCTTAGCGAAAGGTTCTTTAATTGTGTTGGGCGCCCGCCCGGGCGTTGGTAAAACCGCCTTTGCCTTAAATTTAATTGCGGCCGTTGCTCACAAAGCCAAAGGGCGCTTAAAAAGGCCTTTGAATGTGTTGTTAATTTCTTTGGAAATGCACCGGAAGGAAATTATGGCGCGTTTGTTTGCACACTTAGCCCAAATTCCTATTACAAATTTTAGCGAGCAAACGTGAAAAGACACTGCAGAAAACAAAGCAAGAATGGAATTTGCGCTTAATTTTATTAATTTGAACTTAAATTTACTCATTGCAGAGCAATCACTGCACGAACAAAGTGATATTGATGCTTTTGTTAAATTCATTCCTTTAATTAACCTAAAACATCCTTTAGACTTAGTTATTGTAGACCACTTACAACATTTACATTACCCAAACGAAACATTGCGTACTTACGAAGTCGGTAAAGCGGTTGATACTTTTAAGCAAATTGCCAAAGAAAACCAAATTCCTATCATTTTGCTTTTCCAACTCAACCGGGAAAGCGTGCAGGAACAAACCTTGCCGACTTTAAAACACTTAAAAGATTCAGCCAGCATTGAAGCAGCCGCCGACCAAATTATTTTGCTTTCAAAAAGCAAACATAAATTATCAAATGGTAACTTTGTCGACATTTGCTTTTTTAATATGGCGAAAAACCGCGCCAACTCCTTAACAGATAGTTATATGGTTTTCAATGGTGAAACTTTAACTTTTAAGGAATTAAAAAAATAA
- a CDS encoding DnaB-like helicase C-terminal domain-containing protein — MAFFRDLFRYKVERAVLSVVLNNYDYNHYAAEFSPANFKVPEYQAIFEILAKLFDNCQVYSTQNIVDCARKHNFTKFFFNIYGEVVLTSIENENYFLQEFAKFIVIDKITALFQTWRETKFSFDFSRNVLKQTLNLLAENLSQDKIAACSIDEYLDNFRLTFQNQEKTISTRWALFDTNNQGLRPGELIVIGARPGIGKTALATNLILNARKANKTKLNILFVSLEMTKQEILSRLVANLTQLPLWMLNSKNWQATPTNEQAIDKAIAYIEKHLNLRILEPTAQHLIDSDYLTNEILELKTQWDIDLIILDHLQIMKFDEKTIRTYALSDTVNKLKLIAKSLEIPFVLLSQLNRESDTQQMRPTSANLKDSGAIEQIADQIVLMYKEFEPKFINQLQRNKKSQLLCCDLIKNRNGTLRRAYMEFRGETMIFNELGIINEIE; from the coding sequence ATGGCTTTCTTTAGAGATTTATTTCGTTATAAAGTTGAGCGCGCCGTGTTGAGCGTTGTACTTAACAACTATGATTACAATCACTACGCCGCAGAGTTTTCTCCTGCGAACTTTAAAGTTCCAGAATACCAGGCGATTTTTGAAATTTTGGCAAAATTATTTGACAATTGCCAAGTATATTCAACCCAAAATATAGTCGATTGCGCGCGCAAACATAATTTCACGAAATTTTTTTTTAATATTTATGGCGAAGTAGTTTTGACATCCATTGAGAATGAAAACTATTTTTTGCAAGAGTTTGCAAAATTCATCGTCATTGATAAAATTACAGCTTTGTTTCAAACCTGACGGGAAACTAAGTTTAGTTTTGACTTTAGCCGCAATGTACTAAAACAAACTTTAAATTTGTTAGCCGAAAATCTAAGTCAAGACAAAATTGCCGCCTGTAGCATTGATGAATATTTAGATAATTTTCGTCTTACTTTTCAGAACCAAGAAAAAACAATTAGCACCCGGTGAGCATTATTCGATACTAACAACCAGGGCTTACGACCAGGTGAATTAATCGTAATTGGTGCCCGCCCGGGCATTGGCAAAACGGCTTTAGCGACTAACCTTATTTTAAACGCCCGCAAAGCAAACAAAACTAAATTAAACATTTTATTTGTTTCGTTAGAAATGACAAAACAAGAAATTTTAAGCCGTTTAGTTGCTAATTTAACGCAATTACCGCTCTGAATGTTAAATAGTAAGAATTGACAAGCAACTCCAACTAACGAACAAGCCATCGATAAAGCTATAGCGTACATTGAAAAACACCTAAATTTGCGTATTTTAGAACCCACAGCCCAACATCTTATTGACAGTGACTATTTAACTAATGAAATTTTAGAATTAAAAACACAATGAGATATCGACTTAATCATTTTGGACCATTTACAAATTATGAAATTTGATGAAAAAACCATTCGCACTTACGCTTTAAGCGACACGGTGAATAAACTTAAGCTTATTGCTAAAAGTTTAGAAATTCCTTTTGTCTTACTTTCACAATTAAACCGGGAAAGTGACACCCAACAAATGCGCCCAACAAGCGCAAATTTAAAAGACTCCGGCGCCATTGAACAAATTGCCGACCAAATTGTGCTAATGTACAAAGAGTTTGAACCTAAGTTTATTAATCAATTGCAGCGCAATAAAAAATCGCAACTCCTTTGTTGCGACTTAATCAAAAATCGAAATGGCACGCTTAGACGTGCCTATATGGAATTTCGCGGTGAAACAATGATTTTTAATGAATTAGGAATTATTAATGAGATAGAGTAA
- a CDS encoding Mbov_0399 family ICE element protein — protein sequence MKKHKILKFIIKTSPFFTIPFLISANKLTWTIFTESSVFLGNEKMNELRKKLDDNIFIFDSFTGGDYFTELDNFPEYFQQHERTNSLLFNDKFNSLKSEFDTYDVKLKYSFTTGYKFNIYAEKTYSEKELRPEFAPYFTKDGFKIKEPPYNIFREYGHQLWQIKTWTREEILASHVPAAFNKNDKWEDYLKVKNYLNSAIVIESDTSGNLNTMSNETDKNYLKFLKLKNNIQKLEDQIAEINNKSKYFQLKFEIVDGSRINLYSKTKKGEIVERKESKSITFVKSQKSSRHASTKNLEINYGQYANFSDKGNINTVKETPKYNIAPHEEQTITDKDKHTYKLYDNGEIQVYSPLSVKFTAPNNNYVLYVNDIKVDVYDKVFFADLEEKDISKFGQNNKFVLEVKKYVDGSRNFPQDLESITRQTIIYTPKPFKVDMKWFGWNPDKKPEQKNLISRYIIDANGEVKRDGNGAALQNPNYDETIDPLTGTKKQLIWFKTHPYIDKGQTNSLNELVKNLNYVSYETSPNKNIQEKLYMQKTGLPYGTKFIFDNKDKNTTESEWAGVIAEATIIGKGGSFVYSGNTKELNIYKLKEWTPSDATSTYLSYQRNWINGNSRIVKRTNGTNEYIISSDDEFFSDNGIYLFVSKGEDTISSFKFVLIQKRDDEKNQNLTGSSFTDNIKSKQVQPLFESEIGKKFFAYLKNVLKVEYQLKTLSYEQCLVYFQKFLQYTEEQTKNNENDENTNENDRVWIRPLFNHNLDNLYSRNEFKAKYEGNLNTLAKDIFADFAHKDKIAIQNFTIDNYRKNNVILDLIVANPNLKYQLIANRVNFPIIFTDSNIGNEDEENVDTDPDIIYLEFDDEYIRTIEAPKYNVKSFIKTFDKKEPKRLWLKNLSRRSYEHINFENLTITKNDESQSVNITLKAELKPSAIALKKQLINRELHTTISYDLFGSGAIGIFADIDIFTINLIGVSQDQIEARIKWVLSQQMPRLVYERDYRIVPDTLERIKAILNEPEANIRDANARSEDLSLEEKETEANFGKTMGRITLPVINTIYDLSKVSFPPLDINAKYNVSALNTETLKTYLNMHILDTTGLNYFDINDIVYTNFNQLQNALMQASQQNVPANFNIEFQGRTNSKVKNSNRFAVQYHGHYDKTYTDLSEIDLKLTYAENDRAKLTNAIYNEIVKTLNEKGIETKAYIPISKGLIALLVNELTPDNAELPVTITKEFFIKPNEPFGQNQGKVTITNTLNQKPIDNNQFLIDLSIVNFDLTYDENVLSKLEAQIIADIKAKMTNAYQLNETQYAINRHKLHKLIREISDPNAKVKTKAFLIEPIENISENNGKVNITSTNTKPVNDDLPDIGEDPEEIAKKVFIKKVSYSVGGTVAFVTAFVLFVIWRKKRVRKIR from the coding sequence ATGAAAAAACACAAAATTTTGAAATTTATAATAAAAACAAGTCCTTTCTTCACAATTCCATTTCTTATTTCAGCAAATAAACTAACTTGAACTATTTTTACAGAAAGTTCAGTTTTTTTAGGAAATGAAAAAATGAATGAATTAAGAAAAAAATTAGATGATAATATTTTTATATTTGATAGTTTTACTGGTGGCGATTACTTTACAGAATTAGATAATTTTCCAGAATACTTTCAACAGCACGAGCGAACTAACTCATTACTATTTAATGATAAGTTCAATTCACTAAAAAGCGAGTTTGACACTTATGATGTAAAACTTAAATATTCATTTACCACTGGTTATAAATTTAACATTTATGCAGAAAAAACATATAGCGAAAAAGAATTGAGACCTGAATTTGCTCCGTATTTTACCAAAGACGGCTTTAAAATTAAGGAACCACCATACAACATATTTAGAGAATACGGCCATCAACTTTGGCAAATAAAAACATGAACCAGAGAAGAAATTTTGGCGAGCCATGTTCCAGCAGCGTTTAATAAAAACGATAAATGAGAAGACTATTTAAAAGTTAAAAACTACTTAAATTCCGCTATTGTTATTGAAAGTGATACAAGTGGAAACTTAAATACAATGAGCAATGAAACAGACAAGAATTATTTGAAGTTTTTAAAACTAAAAAATAATATACAAAAATTAGAAGATCAAATTGCAGAAATAAATAATAAATCTAAGTATTTTCAATTAAAGTTTGAAATAGTTGATGGTTCACGAATCAATTTGTATTCAAAAACAAAAAAGGGAGAAATTGTTGAAAGAAAAGAATCAAAAAGTATTACATTTGTAAAAAGTCAAAAAAGTAGTAGACATGCAAGCACAAAAAACTTAGAAATAAATTATGGGCAATATGCAAATTTTTCCGACAAAGGCAATATTAATACAGTTAAAGAAACGCCCAAATATAACATAGCTCCGCACGAAGAGCAAACAATAACTGACAAAGACAAACATACATACAAGTTATATGATAACGGCGAAATTCAAGTATATTCGCCATTATCGGTAAAATTTACTGCACCAAATAATAATTATGTATTGTATGTGAACGATATTAAAGTAGATGTATACGATAAAGTGTTTTTCGCTGACTTAGAGGAAAAAGATATTTCTAAATTTGGTCAAAATAACAAATTTGTTTTAGAAGTTAAAAAGTATGTCGACGGAAGCAGAAATTTTCCTCAAGACTTAGAAAGCATCACGCGACAAACTATCATTTATACACCTAAACCTTTCAAAGTTGATATGAAGTGATTTGGTTGAAATCCAGATAAAAAACCGGAACAAAAAAATCTTATATCGCGCTATATAATAGACGCAAATGGCGAAGTAAAACGTGATGGAAACGGCGCGGCTTTGCAAAACCCCAATTATGATGAAACAATTGATCCTTTAACTGGAACCAAAAAACAATTAATTTGGTTTAAAACACATCCTTACATTGATAAAGGACAAACTAATTCGCTTAACGAATTAGTTAAAAATTTGAATTATGTTTCGTATGAAACAAGCCCAAATAAAAATATCCAAGAAAAACTCTATATGCAAAAAACCGGTTTACCATATGGCACAAAATTCATTTTTGATAACAAAGATAAAAATACAACTGAATCAGAATGAGCAGGAGTTATTGCCGAAGCGACCATAATTGGAAAAGGAGGTTCATTTGTTTATAGTGGCAATACAAAAGAACTTAACATTTACAAATTGAAAGAATGAACACCATCAGACGCAACAAGTACATATTTGAGTTATCAAAGAAATTGAATAAATGGCAACTCACGCATAGTTAAAAGAACAAATGGAACGAATGAATACATTATTTCATCCGACGACGAGTTTTTTTCAGATAATGGTATCTATTTATTTGTAAGTAAAGGCGAAGACACTATCAGTTCCTTTAAATTCGTTTTAATTCAAAAAAGAGATGATGAAAAGAACCAAAATCTTACTGGTTCATCATTCACCGATAACATTAAATCAAAACAAGTGCAGCCATTATTTGAATCAGAAATTGGCAAAAAGTTCTTTGCATATTTAAAAAATGTACTAAAAGTTGAATATCAATTAAAAACCCTAAGTTATGAGCAATGTTTAGTTTATTTTCAGAAATTTTTACAATATACAGAAGAACAAACTAAAAATAACGAAAACGACGAAAATACAAACGAAAACGACCGCGTTTGAATTCGGCCGCTATTTAATCACAATTTAGATAATTTATATTCAAGAAATGAATTTAAAGCTAAATATGAAGGCAATTTAAATACTTTAGCAAAAGATATCTTTGCCGACTTTGCGCATAAAGATAAAATAGCAATTCAAAACTTTACAATTGACAATTATCGTAAAAATAATGTAATTTTAGATTTAATTGTGGCTAATCCCAACCTTAAGTATCAGTTAATTGCAAACCGTGTTAATTTCCCCATTATTTTTACCGATAGCAATATTGGTAATGAAGATGAGGAAAATGTTGACACCGACCCCGACATTATTTATTTAGAATTTGACGATGAATACATCAGAACAATCGAAGCGCCAAAATATAATGTGAAAAGTTTTATTAAAACCTTTGATAAGAAAGAACCGAAACGGTTATGACTAAAAAACCTTTCTCGCCGCAGCTATGAACATATCAATTTTGAAAATCTAACAATTACTAAAAATGACGAATCCCAAAGCGTAAATATTACCTTAAAGGCAGAATTAAAACCGAGTGCTATCGCACTTAAGAAGCAATTAATAAATCGAGAATTGCACACAACTATTAGTTATGACTTATTTGGTTCAGGTGCAATCGGTATTTTTGCCGACATTGACATTTTTACAATTAACTTAATTGGTGTAAGCCAAGACCAAATCGAAGCAAGAATTAAATGAGTTTTATCACAACAAATGCCGCGTTTAGTTTACGAACGAGACTATCGCATAGTCCCAGACACTTTAGAGCGTATTAAAGCAATCTTAAATGAGCCCGAAGCAAACATTCGTGATGCCAACGCCCGCAGTGAAGACTTAAGCTTAGAAGAAAAGGAAACAGAAGCTAATTTTGGTAAAACAATGGGCAGAATCACCTTACCAGTAATTAACACCATCTATGACTTAAGCAAGGTTAGTTTTCCGCCATTAGACATTAATGCTAAATACAATGTTTCCGCTTTAAATACAGAAACTTTAAAAACGTACTTAAATATGCATATTTTGGACACCACCGGCCTTAATTACTTTGATATTAATGACATAGTTTATACTAACTTTAATCAGTTACAAAACGCTTTAATGCAAGCATCACAACAAAATGTACCAGCTAACTTTAACATTGAATTTCAAGGCCGTACTAATTCAAAAGTGAAAAATAGCAATCGTTTTGCCGTGCAATATCACGGCCACTATGACAAAACTTACACCGACCTTTCCGAAATTGATCTTAAGTTAACTTATGCCGAAAATGACAGAGCAAAATTAACTAACGCTATCTATAATGAAATTGTTAAAACCTTAAATGAAAAAGGTATTGAAACAAAAGCTTATATTCCAATAAGTAAGGGCTTAATTGCTTTATTAGTAAATGAGCTTACACCTGATAATGCAGAATTGCCAGTAACTATCACTAAGGAATTTTTCATTAAACCTAATGAACCTTTTGGACAAAATCAAGGAAAAGTTACTATCACTAACACTTTAAATCAAAAACCAATTGATAATAATCAATTTCTTATTGACTTAAGCATTGTAAACTTTGACTTAACTTATGATGAAAATGTTTTAAGTAAGTTAGAAGCACAAATTATTGCCGATATTAAAGCAAAAATGACAAATGCTTACCAATTGAACGAAACGCAATATGCAATTAATCGTCATAAGTTACACAAACTTATTCGTGAAATTTCCGATCCAAATGCCAAAGTAAAAACTAAAGCATTTTTAATTGAACCTATCGAAAATATTAGTGAAAATAACGGTAAAGTAAACATCACTAGCACTAACACAAAACCAGTAAATGATGACTTACCAGACATTGGCGAAGACCCCGAAGAAATAGCGAAAAAAGTCTTTATTAAAAAAGTAAGTTATTCAGTGGGCGGCACAGTTGCATTCGTGACAGCGTTTGTATTATTTGTAATTTGACGTAAAAAACGTGTAAGAAAAATTAGATAA